In Colletotrichum higginsianum IMI 349063 chromosome 1, whole genome shotgun sequence, one genomic interval encodes:
- a CDS encoding Ubiquitin-protein ligase e3 component — MEPTMSTQERQLCEFLRELPARWNYEYDDQAHHDLLESLFWSLAGGERYMPLFFPSGRPSHNHKLHDAQGAVEGAEYTEAARGKRCGHIFKPGEASYSCRTCSTDDTCVLCMRCFDSTDHAGHMVRISISVGNSGCCDCGDDEAWRLPMFCTIHSETDPEKGEGKGKEPAGLPEDLVQNMQMTIGRVFDYICDVISCSPEQLRQGKTADSIQADEELSRLSPDIYGEGPTGHAEYALVLWNDEKHTMEDVQNQIARACRTTEAQALQRATETDLIGRSILKRLDDLDALLEMAAKLEHIKVTVTIRSSRDTFREQMCGAMIEWLGDIAGCSVGSDHAVLRNIVCQEMMKPWRKGSPGSHAIVGKDGIYDEERFLRNLEQSQSFTQHVLLQMQRIAAEQQARPGDSDDEDVDMARGDGTPDSDAGDDDDDDDIDDDDIMMVDVRADGPGDIGLEWRGNDQALEEDEATMAGYPPPPPPPAAARRTARDRDLTPSDSDTAEPLIAPAIYAKANLEIPKTPGQGEKTPSPKPGRYWLETPPGYMNRENVPPAEDVFQRVRLDWLILFDLRMWKKVRNDLRSLYISTVVSIPEFKRILGLRFAGLYTTLAQLYLIGDREPDHSIINLSLQMLTTPSITAEIVERGNFMTSLLAIFYTFLTTRQVGYPWDVSSNAVLAFDSGSVTNRRMYHFYLDLKYLFGSPQVQEKLRTEERYLLQFLDLVKLHQGIGPNVRAVGEHVEYETDSWITASLVTREINRLARQLADAYRGVPDNEAHFVAQAIRLTAKAVILHSVGAERHRFKQAEIKEEIKFKTLGDFEFDNESARYDVVKFTVEEDPISFHHALHYTLSWLVECGKSLPASSMRALLSFTTQDLKLPPRFMGRKVMPKRDNSPEDNLMAAFDYPLRVCAWLAQIKANMWVRNGISLRHQAATYRGVSQRDVSHHRDIFLLQTAMVIADPSRVLASIIDRFGMEKWVKGFFEQKSAAQDDAQHLDVVEDMIHLLIVLLSDRTSLIASEDEPNANILAIRRDLTHILCFKPLSFNEISNKLPEKWQEQEDFHRVLDEMASFKPPEGVSDVGTFELRPEFVEHIDPYIAHYNKNQREESELAYRKKMAIKTGKPVEEIVYEPKLRSIPSGLFKDLAAFTSTGMFGQIIYYSLLYPLVAARLTPSVPSTRTETFLQVVLHLILIAISEDKADESDMTEESLNSFVFIALTRTARSNFMQEAPNAKTIVALLDMMSTKEEFKACHPKIGLILKRMRQKRPRNFENAYVRLGVSVDRIDTASPANNSAEEERERKKKAALSRQAKVMAQFQQQQKSFLENQGNIDWGSDLEDEEDADQAETADRKNNWKYPTGTCILCQEDTDDRRLYGTFALFNESHILRQTDLQDPDFVREAFHTPSSLDRSAEDIRPFGVAHENRQEVTKVNAKGEKFVSERQTIGKGFPSNLSRPGPVSTGCGHMMHFSCFEMYFDATNRRHHHQIARHHPENLRRQEFVCPLCKALGNAFLPIIWKGQEECFPGPLQSQRIFADFLDAQMRSGYYILGANRPPDEVQSSFASYTAGQVTGALAEKAPQLLEEAWTADESDSVVTNTPLTSLFPMASTPIANRRSVPSDGSTLMGELAKVYRRLRDTVRSNGFKSRHDKLHIELRERNELCHSDILSKLVGYSVSAAEIQQRGTEAQYGMTLLEKIPDQSLTHLRILAETATAYRAVGGLKAGGDNWIDEEFRLDSERQHVQLFVSQYFGQETEHVRRPIDVYPPLLGEDAFIFLTECVFGVIPAQNFDVAHILRLCYLAEIVKVVYHMGRNIPVSTWVNHLLNRETQDPALKNFAEFCLAITKVGMEINVSHHEMPADLGDNRGFGQPELDNLEGYYTFVKKYALTFLRKSVVLLYVKYGVDFNSHVSPQPDADELDRLTEALRVPTFDEMCAAITDNGPACGWPASTTSLVSGWIRHQIMWPGDNMDKLPRSALVSHPGIFELVGLPKNYEALIEEATRRKCPTTGKDVSDPMICLLCGDVFCGQAVCCLKEETSPGDREPQRIGGSQQHMRKCQGNIGLFLNIRKCCIFYLFRLSGSFSSAPYIDKYGETDLGLRHGRQLFLNQKRYDSMLRNTFLSHGIPSFISRKLEAEINNGGWETI; from the exons ATGGAACCCACCATGTCAACTCAGGAGCGCCAGCTCTGCGAATTCCTCAGAGAGCTTCCTGCAAGATGGAACTACGAATATGACGACCAAGCACACCACGATCTGCTCGAAAGTCTTTTTTGGTCCTTGGCAGGAGGCGAGCGCTACAtgcccctcttcttcccctccgGCCGACCTTCACACAACCACAAGCTCCACGATGCCcagggcgccgtcgagggcgccgagtACACCGAGGCCGCTCGCGGGAAGCGATGCGGCCACATCTTCAAGCCCGGAGAAGCATCCTACTCCTGCAGAACCTGCAGCACCGACGACACATGTGTGCTGTGTATGCGATGCTTCGACTCGACCGACCACGCCGGCCACATGGTCCGTATTAGCATCTCAGTCGGCAACAGTGGCTGCTGCGACtgtggcgatgacgaggccTGGCGCCTTCCCATGTTCTGTACGATTCACTCCGAGACCGACCCGGAAAAGggcgaggggaaggggaaggagcCCGCGGGTCTGCCCGAGGACCTGGTCCAGAACATGCAGATGACGATTGGCCGTGTCTTTGACTACATCTGCGACGTCATATCCTGTTCGCCGGAACAGTTGCGCCAGGGCAAGACAGCAGACTCGATCcaagccgacgaggagctctCGCGCCTGTCTCCAGACATCTATGGAGAAGGTCCCACTGGGCATGCCGAATATGCGCTAGTTCTCTGGAACGACGAGAAGCACACCATGGAGGACGTCCAGAATCAGATTGCGCGGGCTTGCAGGACAACCGAGGCCCAGGCTTTGCAGCGCGCCACCGAAACCGACCTCATCGGCCGCAGCATTCTGAAGCGCCTTGATGACCTGGACGCCCTTCTCGAGATGGCCGCCAAACTAGAACATATCAAGgtcaccgtcaccatcaGGTCGTCGCGCGACACCTTTCGCGAACAGATGTGCGGGGCCATGATCGAGTGGCTCGGCGACATCGCCGGCTGCAGTGTTGGATCAGACCACGCTGTTTTGCGAAACATCGTCTGCCAGGAGATGATGAAGCCCTGGCGGAAGGGTAGCCCCGGAAGCCATGCCATAGTGGGCAAGGACGGCATCTACGATGAAGAGAGATTCCTGCGGAACCTCGAACAATCTCAATCCTTTACTCAGCATGTCTTGCTCCAGATGCAGCGCATAGCTGCCGAACAGCAAGCCCGGCCGGGCGAcagcgatgacgaggatgtcgacatGGCCAGGGGTGACGGCACGCCGGACAGTGACGcgggagacgacgacgacgacgatgacattgacgacgacgatatcATGATGGTTGATGTCCGTGCCGACGGTCCTGGAGATATCGGTCTCGAGTGGCGTGGCAATGACCAAGCcttggaagaagacgaagccACAATGGCCGGTTAtccaccgcctccgccgccgcccgccgctgCTCGGCGGACCGCCAGAGATCGCGATCTGACGCCCTCGGATTCCGACACGGCAGAGCCGCTGATTGCACCCGCCATCTATGCCAAGGCCAATCTGGAGATACCGAAAACGCCTGGACAGGGTGAGAAGACACCCTCGCCAAAACCAGGTAGGTACTGGCTCGAGACTCCTCCAGGCTACATGAACCGGGAGAACGTGCCCCCCGCCGAAGACGTCTTCCAGAGGGTCCGGCTCGACTGGCTCATTCTCTTCGACCTTCGCATGTGGAAGAAGGTCCGTAATGACCTGCGCTCTCTCTACATCTCCACTGTAGTTTCGATCCCCGAGTTCAAGCGCATTCTGGGTCTGCGGTTTGCTGGCCTGTACACGACCCTGGCTCAGCTTTACTTGATTGGGGACCGAGAGCCCGACCACTCCATCATCAACCTGTCTCTGCAGATGCTCACGACGCCGTCCATCACCGCCGAGATTGTCGAACGCGGAAACTTCATGACGAGCTTGCTTGCCATCTTCTACACCTTCCTCACCACGAGACAAGTGGGCTACCCCTGGGATGTCTCGTCCAACGCAGTTCTTGCTTTCGATTCCGGCTCAGTGACGAACCGCCGCATGTACCACTTCTATCTGGACTTGAAGTACCTCTTCGGCTCGCCACAAGTTCAGGAAAAGCTTCGGACCGAAGAGCGGTACCTCTTGCAATTCCTTGACCTTGTCAAGCTGCACCAGGGCATCGGACCCAATGTCCGCGCTGTGGGAGAACACGTTGAGTACGAAACGGACAGCTGGATAACTGCCTCGCTGGTGACACGCGAAATCAACAGACTGGCTCGGCAGCTTGCCGACGCGTACAGAGGCGTGCCGGATAACGAGGCTCACTTTGTCGCTCAGGCCATCAGGCTGACAGCCAAGGCCGTCATCCTCCATTCTGTTGGCGCCGAACGACATCGCTTCAAGCAGGCCGAGATCAAGGAAGAAATCAAGTTCAAAACCTTGGGCGATTTTGAGTTCGACAACGAATCGGCACGGTATGACGTCGTCAAGTTTACCGTCGAGGAAGACCCCATCAGCTTCCATCATGCCCTTCACTACACTCTTTCATGGCTGGTTGAGTGCGGGAAGTCTCTGCCTGCCTCAAGTATGCGAGCCCTCTTGAGCTTCACGACGCAAGACCTGAAGCTGCCCCCGCGCTTCATGGGTCGTAAGGTCATGCCAAAACGAGACAACTCTCCGGAGGACAATCTCATGGCTGCGTTTGACTATCCGTTGAGGGTCTGCGCTTGGTTGGCTCAGATCAAGGCGAACATGTGGGTTCGCAATGGCATCAGCCTCCGCCATCAGGCGGCAACATACCGTGGAGTCAGCCAAAGAGATGTCTCTCATCACCGAGACATCTTCCTCCTGCAAACCGCCATGGTCATCGCCGATCCCAGCCGCGTCCTCGCGTCCATCATTGATCGATTCGGCATGGAGAAATGGGTCAAGGGGTTCTTCGAGCAAAAGTCGGCCGCACAAGACGACGCACAGCATCTGGATGTGGTCGAGGACATGATTCATCTCCTGATTGTCCTTTTGAGCGACCGTACCTCGCTTATTGCCTCCGAGGATGAGCCCAACGCCAACATTCTTGCCATTCGCCGCGATCTCACCCACATTCTGTGCTTCAAGCCATTGTCCTTCAATGAAATAAGCAACAAGCTGCCTGAGAAGTGGCAGGAACAGGAAGATTTCCATCGCGTTCTCGACGAGATGGCGTCATTCAAGCCCCCCGAGGGCGTCTCGGACGTCGGCACATTCGAGCTGCGGCCCGAGTTCGTGGAGCACATCGACCCCTACATCGCCCACTACAATAAGAACCAGCGAGAGGAGTCCGAGCTGGCGTATCGCAAGAAGATGGCCATCAAGACCGGCAAGCCAGTGGAGGAGATCGTATACGAGCCCAAGCTTCGGTCGATCCCCTCGGGTCTCTTCAAGGATCTTGCGGCCTTCACCAGCACCGGCATGTTTGGCCAGATCATCTACTACTCTCTGTTGTATCCACTCGTTGCTGCCAGGCTCACGCCGAGCGTGCCGTCGACTCGAACCGAGACCTTCCTCCAGGTCGTCCTCCACCTTATCCTGATTGCCATCTCCGAGGACAAGGCGGACGAGAGTGACATGACGGAGGAGTCTCTCAACTCGTTCGTGTTCATTGCCCTGACACGAACCGCCCGGAGCAACTTTATGCAAGAGGCGCCCAACGCCAAGACCATCGTTGCGTTGTTGGACATGATGTCCACCAAGGAAGAGTTCAAGGCATGCCATCCCAAGATTGGTCTTATTCTCAAGAGAATGCGACAGAAGCGGCCGCGCAACTTTGAGAATGCCTACGTGCGGCTTGGTGTCTCGGTCGACCGCATCGACACTGCCTCTCCAGCGAACAACTCTGCAGAGGAGGAGCGCgagcgcaagaagaaggcggcgctgaGCCGGCAGGCAAAGGTCATGGCCCAGTtccaacagcagcagaagaGCTTCTTGGAGAACCAGGGCAACATCGACTGGGGCTCCGAtctcgaagacgaggaggacgcggacCAGGCTGAGACCGCCGATCGCAAAAATAACTGGAAGTATCCTACCGGGACTTGCATCCTGTGCCAGGAAGACACGGACGACCGTCGTCTCTACGGAACTTTTGCCCTCTTCAATGAGAGCCACATCCTTCGGCAGACGGACCTGCAAGACCCCGACTTTGTGCGAGAGGCCTTCCACACACCCTCGAGTCTGGATCGGTCTGCAGAGGACATTCGGCCCTTTGGCGTTGCCCACGAGAACCGACAAGAAGTCACAAAGGTCAATGCCAAGGGCGAGAAGTTCGTTTCGGAGCGCCAGACCATAGGAAAAGGCTTTCCGTCGAACCTTTCGCGCCCTGGGCCTGTCTCGACCGGTTGTGGCCACATGATGCACTTCAGCTGTTTCGAGATGTATTTCGACGCGACCAACCGCCGGCACCATCATCAAATCGCAAGACATCACCCAGAGAATCTTCGAAGGCAGGAGTTCGTCTGCCCGTTGTGCAAGGCTCTCGGAAACGCGTTCCTGCCCATCATCTGGAAGGGCCAAGAGGAATGTTTCCCCGGCCCTCTTCAGTCCCAGCGCATCTTTGCAGACTTCCTTGACGCGCAGATGCGATCGGGCTACTATATCCTCGGCGCGAACCGTCCGCCGGACGAGGTTCAGTCCTCGTTCGCCAGCTACACGGCAGGACAAGTCACCGGCGCATTGGCAGAGAAGGCGCCTCAGCTTCTGGAAGAGGCGTGGACGGCCGATGAGTCCGACTCTGTAGTCACCAACACACCTCTGACGTCACTGTTTCCAATGGCCAGCACGCCCATCGCCAACCGTCGGTCTGTACCGAGCGACGGCTCCACCCTGATGGGCGAGTTGGCCAAGGTGTACCGTCGTCTTCGCGACACCGTGCGGTCGAATGGCTTCAAGAGTCGCCATGACAAGCTCCACATCGAGTTGCGAGAGAGGAACGAGCTATGTCACAGCGATATCCTGTCGAAGCTGGTTGGTTACTCAGTCTCGGCTGCGGAAATCCAGCAGCGCGGCACCGAGGCCCAGTACGGCATGACGCTCTTGGAGAAGATTCCCGACCAGAGCTTGACGCATCTGCGGATCCTAGCCGAGACGGCCACTGCCTACAGAGCTGTTGGTGGTCTCAAGGCAGGCGGCGACAATTGGATCGACGAGGAGTTCCGGCTGGACAGTGAGCGGCAACATGTCCAGCTCTTCGTATCGCAGTACTTCGGACAAGAGACCGAGCATGTCAGGCGGCCCATCGACGTCTACCCACCATTGCTTGGCGAGGATgccttcatcttcctcacGGAATGCGTATTTGGTGTGATCCCTGCGCAGAATTTTGATGTTGCGCACATCCTGAGGCTCTGCTATctcgccgagatcgtcaAGGTCGTCTACCACATGGGGCGCAACATCCCCGTGTCCACATGGGTTAACCACCTCCTCAACAGGGAGACGCAGGACCCTGCGTTGAAGAACTTTGCCGAATTCTGCCTTGCCATTACCAAGGTGGGCATGGAGATCAACGTGTCCCACCACGAGATGCCGGCAGATCTGGGCGACAACCGCGGCTTCGGCCAGCCGGAGCTGGACAACCTCGAGGGCTACTACACGTTTGTGAAGAAATACGCCTTAACCTTCCTCAGGAAAAGTGTCGTTCTTCTTTACGTCAAGTACGGCGTGGATTTTAACAGCCACGTCTCCCCTCAACCGGACGCGGATGAACTGGACCGCCTTACTGAAGCCCTCCGCGTGCCAACCTTTGACGAGATGTGCGCCGCCATCACGGACAATGGGCCTGCCTGCGGCTGGCCAGCTTCAACGACAAGTCTGGTCAGTGGCTGGATCCGACACCAGATCATGTGGCCCGGCGACAATATGGACAAGCTCCCCCGTTCTGCCCTTGTCAGCCATCCGGGCATCTTCGAGCTGGTGGGGTTGCCCAAGAATTACGAGGCACTAATCGAAGAAGCCACCCGACGCAAGTGCCCGACGACAGGCAAGGATGTTTCGGATCCCATGATTTGCCTGCTTTGTGGAGATGTCTTTTGTGGCCAGGCCGTCTGCTGTCTCAAGGAAGAGACGTCGCCTGGCGATCGCGAGCCCCAAAGGATTGGCGGCTCGCAGCAACACATGCGAAA GTGTCAGGGCAACATTGGCTTGTTCCTCAACATCCGCAAGTGCTGCATCTTCTACCTATTCCGGCTGTCCGGATCCTTCAGCAGCGCGCCTTACATCGACAAGTACGGCGAGACAGACTTGGGTCTGCGCCACGGCCGGCAACTGTTCCTGAACCAGAAGCGCTACGACTCTATGCTACGGAACACGTTCCTCAGCCACGGTATCCCGAGCTTCATTAGTCGTAAGTTGGAGGCGGAGATCAACAACGGCGGTTGGGAGACGATCTGA
- a CDS encoding WD repeat domain-containing protein, with protein sequence MSDLGSSAAATPLPEPPPKRRKVLEQSTIGSLRSSSPDELNSPAVILNGATASATAGASKTAAAAAAATTTTTTKRTTKPRRLVTHPSRPRRTPSRSPSDDELNEAYYNRSSRSRSRSHSGSRSPSRSPTASPSRSRSDSRTRSQSPASTSAGSSSPHSLSGAVDRRLRLSSTNGDGGGTDTGGTVTTPVTPAPPKKGPVRPRFEEQQVLSGHAGRPVSQVRISPDGRWVASASADGTIKIWDAATGEHMDTLVGHMAGVSCVAWSPDSGTLASGSDDKSIRLWDRVTGRPKSTAKGVAALAKDGAVAPSARPMPPLRGHHNYVMCLAFSPKGNILASGSYDEAVFLWDVRAGRLMRSLPAHSDPVSGIDFCSDGTLVVSCSTDGLIRIWDTYTGQCLRTLVHEDNPAVTSVCFAPNGRFVLAFNLDNSIRLWDYVAGSVKKTYQGHTNSRFAIGGCFGLVPGDGAFVASASEDGQIVLWDVVTKEIVQRIPAHTKKDRINGGGSGKRGSSVCFWVDVHGDVMVSAGQDGTIRIFKRVLGEGDDGDDAIPAAAAVTAVTATVTNGHAADAAEEKDKTQEEVSHTTEPPIKQEEDIDMGGT encoded by the exons ATGTCAGACCTTGGCTCCTCAGCAGCCGCGACGCCCCTCCCCGAACCACCTCCCAAACGTCGCAAGGTGCTCGAACAAAGCACGATCGGGTCTCTACGGTCCAGCTCCCCGGACGAACTCAACTCCCCAGCCGTGATCCTCAACGGCGCGACAGCCTCCGCAACCGCCGGCGCAAgcaagacggcggcggcggcggcggcggcgacgacgacgacgacaacgaaaCGCACAACCAAGCCTCGCCGGCTGGTCACCCACCCCAGCCGTCCCAGAAGGACTCCTAGCAGGAGTcccagcgacgacgagctcaacGAAGCCTACTACAATCgctcctcccgctcccgctctcGCTCGCACTCAGGATCCCGGTCCCCCTCTCGATCGCCCACCGCCTCGCCTTCCCGCTCCCGTAGCGACTCCCGCACGAGATCGCAATCGcccgcctcgacgtcggcgggcAGCAGCTCCCCGCACAGCCTCTCGGGTGCCGTCGATCGCCGGCTACGGCTCTCGTCCACgaatggcgacggcggcggcaccgacaCGGGCGGGACGGTGACAACGCCTGTcacgcccgcgccgcccaagAAGGGCCCCGTGAGGCCGCGGttcgaggagcagcaggtTCTGAGCGGACACGCGGGGAGGCCCGTTTCGCAGGTGCGCATATCCCCCGACGGGCGATGGGTCgcgagcgcctcggccgaTGGGACCATCAAGATCTGGGACGCCGCGACGGGCGAGCACATGGATACCCTGGTGGGCCATATGGCGGGCGTGAGCTGCGTCGCGTGGAGCCCCGATAGCGGCACGCTGGCGTCCGGGTCCGATGACAAGTCGATCCGGCTCTGGGACCGCGTGACGGGGCGGCCAAAGTCGACGGCCAAAGGGGTCGCCGCGCTGGCcaaggacggcgccgtcgcgccCTCGGCTCGTCCCATGCCACCGCTGCGGGGCCACCACAACTATGTCATGTGCCTCGCCTTCTCGCCCAAGGGCAACATCCTCGCGTCCGGGTCCtacgacgaggccgtcttTCTGTGGGATGTGAGGGCCGGGAGGTTGATGCGCAGTCTGCCGGCCCACAGTGACCCGGTCAGTGGCATCGACTTTTGCAGCGACGGCACTTTGGTCGTGAGTTGCTCAACCGACGGTCTGAT CCGCATCTGGGACACTTACACAGGCCAATGTCTCCGCACCCTCGTCCACGAGGACAACCCGGCCGTGACGTCCGTCTGCTTCGCGCCCAACGGCCGCTTCGTCCTCGCCTTCAACCTCGACAACAGCATCCGCCTCTGGGACTACGTCGCCGGCTCCGTGAAGAAGACGTATCAGGGTCACACTAACAGCCGCTTCGCCATTGGCGGCTgcttcggcctcgtccccggcgacggcgccttcgtcgcctcggccagcgAGGACGGCCAGATCGTTCTCTGGGACGTCGTCACCAAGGAGATTGTCCAGAGGATACCCGCCCATACCAAGAAGGACCGCATcaatggcggcggcagcgggaaGCGGGGCAGCAGCGTGTGTTTCTGGGTCGACGTGCACGGGGACGTCATGGTCAGCGCGGGGCAGGACGGCACGATCCGGATATTCAAAAGGGTTCTGGGCGAAGGCgatgacggtgacgatgccATACCCGCTGCTGCGGCGGTAACGGCGGTGACTGCGACAGTGACAAATGGTCACGCAGCGGATGCAGCCGAGGAGAAAGACAAGACGCAAGAGGAGGTCAGCCATACGACGGAACCGCCGATAAAACAGGAAGAGGATATCGACATGGGCGGGACGTAG
- a CDS encoding endonuclease/Exonuclease/phosphatase produces the protein MEDSLPTDLRLLTLNCWGLKYISKLRPERLAEIGRRIASRPDPPHVVALQECWVTADYEAIRAETRHILPYGKFYYSGPFGGGLAILSRWPLEETSMLRYPLNGRPTAFWRGDWYVGKGVACARIRIRLADPSSSSPSSSSSSSSSSEAGREHILSIFNTHTHAPYTENQPGDTYLAHRLSQSWEMSKLLRAASERGHLALAMGDFNMRPLSLPHRIITAHAPVHDAWRTLHPDSSLGAADDPLERARGRPVPTADFNLKENGATSDHAYNTWRWPKEQQKKLGEGRDKITVPPDTPDRKGKRLDYIFFGSAPQSRDGDGGGGGTWVVRSARVGMVEPHPQLGCSLSDHFSVEVTLSYRQPRREPEQVGNDALLDEASYLQGPSGNSRRDSFMSANPLVPLKALFLPIPIYDDILSEIRHYTHREEGQRRWRAIHFLAWFAVLIACLIAVWFSPHNFISFILMLLSSLGLVAGVVDGLMSLLFFNSELRALKEFEWEISNARELADVDSGELEREKSF, from the coding sequence ATGGAGGATTCCCTCCCAACCGACCTCCGCCTCCTAACTCTCAACTGCTGGGGCCTCAAGTACATCTCCAAACTCCGCCCCGAGCGCCTTGCGGAAATCGGCCGCCGCATCGCTTCCCGCCCGGACCCGccccacgtcgtcgccttgCAGGAATGCTGGGTGACGGCTGACTATGAGGCCATCCGCGCCGAGACCCGCCACATCCTTCCCTACGGCAAGTTCTACTATTCAGGTcccttcggcggcggcctcgccatcctctccCGCTGGCCCCTCGAGGAGACCTCGATGCTCCGGTACCCCCTCAATGGCCGCCCCACCGCCTTTTGGCGCGGCGACTGGTACGTCGGGAAGGGCGTCGCCTGCGCCCGCATCCGAATCCGTCTCGCCGACccttcatcatcttctccttcttcttcgtcttcttcctcctcctcctcggagGCTGGCAGAGAACACATCCTCAGCATCTTCAACACCCATACCCACGCTCCCTACACCGAGAACCAGCCCGGCGACACCTACCTCGCCCACCGCCTCTCTCAGTCCTGGGAGATGTCCAAgctcctccgcgccgcctcggAACGCGgccacctcgccctcgccatgGGCGACTTCAACATGCGGCCCCTGAGCCTCCCACACCGCATCATCACCGCCCATGCCCCCGTCCACGACGCCTGGCGGACTCTGCACCCGGACTCgtccctcggcgccgccgacgacccgCTGGAGAGAGCCCGCGGCCGGCccgtgccgacggcggaCTTCAATCTCAAGGAGAACGGCGCCACTTCGGATCACGCCTACAACACCTGGCGCTGGCCGAAggagcagcagaagaagctgggAGAGGGGCGCGACAAGATCACGGTGCCGCCGGACACGCCGGATAGGAAGGGGAAGCGCCTGGATTACATCTTCTTCGGCAGTGCGCCCCAGTCCcgtgatggcgacggcggtggcggcggaaCATGGGTCGTCCGCAGCGCGCGCGTAGGCATGGTCGAGCCTCATCCCCAGCTGGGCTGTTCACTGAGTGACCACTTCTCCGTTGAGGTGACGCTGTCGTATCGTCAACCCCGTCGCGAACCCGAGCAAGTCGGCAACGACGCCCTTCTAGATGAGGCGTCCTATCTCCAGGGCCCTTCAGGTAACTCCCGCCGAGACTCCTTCATGTCCGCCAATCCACTCGTCCCGCTCAAGGCATTGTTTCTTCCCATCCCGATCTACGACGACATACTCTCTGAGATACGACACTACACTCATCGAGAGGAGGGCCAACGACGCTGGCGGGCGATACACTTTCTCGCCTGGTTCGCCGTGCTGATAGCATGTCTCATCGCCGTGTGGTTCAGCCCGCATAACTTCATTTCCTTCATCCTCATGCTCCTGAGTAGTCTCGGTTTGGTTGCTGGCGTTGTCGACGGCCTCATGTCACTCCTCTTTTTCAACTCAGAGCTTAGGGCTCTGAAAGAGTTTGAGTGGGAGATCAGCAATGCCAGAGAATTAGCAGACGTCGATTCTGGGGAGCTTGAGAGGGAAAAGTCATTCTGA